One segment of Thermococcus sp. AM4 DNA contains the following:
- the malP gene encoding maltodextrin phosphorylase has protein sequence MAGSVADSIRRKLPYPLGELVDLAYNYWWSWNRRATKLWEYIDPEHWRSYKNPVKLLLDTPGERFRELVKDDDFMNLYELVMEQFQAYMNPSSTWFSTNYPKWDKPIVYLCMEYGISKSLPIYSGGLGILAGDHVKTASDLGLPFIAVGLLYKHGYFRQEIDENGNQIEVFPEYRPEEMPIKPVLDRNGERLLIEVPIGDRTVYARAFEVQVGRVKIYLLDTDVPENSKDDRTICDYLYNAEMDKRIKQEILLGIGGMRLLKALGIEPGVVHLNEGHPAFANLQRIAWLMDEGLTFTEALSVVRGTTVFTTHTPVPAGHDRFPIEEVRKRLAGFLEGREELLELGREGDQLNMTLLAIRTSSYVNGVSKLHAEVSKRMWQNLWPGVPLNEIPIEGITNGVHTMTWVHNEMRKLFDRYIGKVWREHTNIEGIWYAVERIPDEELWEAHLEAKRQFIELLRRKAIERNQRLGVDDPIPAMDENALIIGFARRFATYKRATLILSDLEKLKRILNDPERPVYIVFGGKAHPMDEGGKAFLRRVYEVSKMPEFRGKIFVIENYDMGSARLMVAGVDVWLNNPRRPLEASGTSGMKAGLNGVLNLSIYDGWWVEGYNGKNGWVIGEESTEPETEEDDPKDAESLYRLLEDEVVPTYYGNRSRWIYMMKESIKSIAPRFSTHRMVKEYMDKFYSKAMSNYIWLTRDNYRGAKEIAAWKERVTGAWDNVEIRDARVEGQRLTVRIYLDGLSPEDVKVELYYGVRARGYEIEKPHIVELRHPRSEGDEWVYTYEGSALRHLGDPCWHYAIRVHPHHEKLPHRFLLGLVKWRGLD, from the coding sequence ATGGCCGGTAGCGTTGCGGATTCAATAAGGAGAAAGCTCCCCTACCCCCTCGGGGAACTCGTTGATCTCGCCTATAACTACTGGTGGAGCTGGAACAGACGTGCGACGAAGCTCTGGGAGTACATAGACCCGGAGCACTGGAGGAGCTATAAAAATCCAGTTAAACTGCTCCTTGACACACCGGGAGAGCGCTTCCGGGAGCTCGTCAAGGACGACGATTTCATGAACCTCTACGAGCTCGTTATGGAGCAGTTTCAGGCCTACATGAACCCGAGCTCGACCTGGTTCTCGACCAACTACCCCAAGTGGGACAAGCCGATAGTGTACCTGTGTATGGAGTACGGCATAAGCAAGAGCCTGCCGATTTACTCCGGCGGGCTCGGTATCTTGGCTGGAGACCACGTCAAGACCGCGAGCGATCTCGGGCTTCCATTCATAGCCGTCGGCCTGCTCTATAAGCACGGCTATTTCCGACAGGAGATCGACGAGAACGGCAACCAGATTGAGGTTTTCCCGGAGTACAGACCTGAGGAGATGCCGATAAAGCCCGTCCTCGACAGGAACGGGGAAAGGCTCCTAATAGAGGTTCCCATAGGGGACAGGACGGTCTACGCGAGGGCCTTTGAAGTCCAGGTCGGCAGGGTGAAGATCTATCTCCTCGATACCGACGTTCCCGAGAACAGCAAAGACGACAGAACCATCTGCGACTACCTCTACAACGCCGAGATGGACAAGAGGATAAAGCAGGAAATCCTCCTCGGCATCGGCGGAATGAGACTGCTGAAGGCTTTGGGAATAGAACCCGGCGTCGTCCACCTCAACGAGGGTCATCCCGCCTTCGCAAACCTCCAGAGGATCGCGTGGCTCATGGATGAAGGCCTCACCTTCACCGAGGCTCTGAGCGTTGTCAGGGGGACGACGGTCTTCACGACGCACACGCCCGTTCCGGCCGGCCACGACAGGTTCCCGATTGAGGAGGTTCGGAAACGGCTCGCCGGATTCCTTGAGGGCAGGGAGGAACTACTCGAACTCGGCAGGGAAGGCGACCAGCTCAACATGACCCTGCTCGCGATCAGGACGTCGAGCTACGTGAACGGTGTCAGCAAGCTGCACGCGGAGGTTAGCAAGCGGATGTGGCAGAACCTCTGGCCTGGGGTTCCACTGAACGAGATACCAATCGAGGGCATAACCAACGGCGTGCACACGATGACGTGGGTGCACAACGAGATGAGGAAGCTCTTCGACCGCTACATCGGCAAGGTCTGGCGCGAGCACACGAACATAGAGGGTATCTGGTACGCGGTTGAGAGGATCCCGGACGAGGAGCTCTGGGAGGCCCACCTCGAGGCAAAGAGACAGTTCATAGAGCTCCTCCGGAGAAAGGCCATTGAGAGGAACCAGAGGCTCGGCGTGGACGATCCGATTCCCGCTATGGACGAGAACGCCCTCATAATCGGCTTCGCGAGGCGCTTCGCCACATACAAGCGCGCCACCCTGATACTCAGCGATCTGGAGAAGCTGAAGCGCATACTGAACGACCCGGAGAGGCCGGTCTACATAGTCTTCGGAGGAAAGGCCCACCCGATGGACGAAGGCGGTAAGGCTTTTCTCAGGAGGGTTTATGAGGTCAGCAAAATGCCCGAATTCAGGGGGAAGATCTTCGTCATCGAGAACTACGACATGGGAAGCGCGAGGCTCATGGTGGCCGGCGTGGACGTCTGGCTCAACAACCCACGCAGACCCCTTGAAGCCAGCGGAACGAGCGGGATGAAGGCCGGCCTGAACGGTGTTCTGAACCTGAGCATCTACGACGGCTGGTGGGTCGAGGGCTACAACGGCAAGAACGGCTGGGTCATAGGTGAGGAGAGCACGGAACCGGAGACCGAGGAGGACGATCCCAAGGACGCGGAGAGCCTCTACCGCCTACTCGAGGACGAGGTCGTACCGACGTACTACGGCAACCGCTCCAGATGGATCTACATGATGAAGGAGAGCATAAAGAGCATCGCCCCGCGCTTCAGCACCCACAGGATGGTCAAGGAGTACATGGACAAGTTCTACTCAAAGGCCATGAGCAACTACATCTGGCTGACGAGGGACAACTACAGGGGGGCCAAGGAGATAGCCGCCTGGAAGGAGCGGGTTACCGGAGCCTGGGACAATGTTGAGATAAGGGACGCGCGGGTTGAAGGGCAGAGATTGACGGTCAGGATTTACCTCGACGGCCTCTCACCGGAGGACGTAAAGGTCGAGCTCTACTACGGGGTCAGGGCCAGGGGCTATGAAATCGAAAAGCCCCACATCGTCGAGCTGAGGCATCCGAGGAGTGAGGGTGACGAGTGGGTCTACACCTACGAGGGGAGTGCCCTGAGGCACCTCGGCGATCCCTGCTGGCACTACGCGATCAGGGTGCATCCGCATCACGAGAAGCTGCCCCACAGGTTCCTGCTCGGCCTCGTGAAGTGGAGGGGCCTTGACTGA